From one Misgurnus anguillicaudatus chromosome 2, ASM2758022v2, whole genome shotgun sequence genomic stretch:
- the LOC129442770 gene encoding tripartite motif-containing protein 16-like, translating to MCNSKMAHASFFQDKFSCPVCLDLLKDAVTIPCGHSYCMGCIKDCWNKEDEEGVYSCPQCRHIFNPRPALYKNVMFAEVVEELKNTKRKIIAGPSDSCSADPEDVKQCDICTGRKDKAVKFCLFCREHYCQTHFKLHNEFHSSKRHKVTDASGRLRMICPQHDRVLEVFCRTDQQCICLLCVVDDHKNHDSVSAAAERTEKQTLLGDTQRKVQQSIQEREEEIQDLREAVRSHKRSAQTVVEESEGIFTELIHSIERLRSEVTQLIRDQEETAVSRAEGLLKQLEQEMSDVRKKDAELKQLSCIDDHIQFLQSCRSLSAASESKVSRNFSLLSFDDVRKSVSQLKDKVENFCRDEIEKMSDRVTHITILSDEPKTRKEFLKYSSQFTLDSNTVNKRLCLSDWNKTVTHTNTDQPYPDHPDRFNYWWQVLCKESVTGRCYWEVEWSGNDGVHVSVSYKSISRKGNGYECVFGGNSPSWCLFCLPTSYFFMQNGKRTKLPVSISCSRIGVFLDHTAGTLAYYGVSDTMTLIHKVQTTFTQPLYPGFFVKNGSKIKL from the exons ATGTGTAACAGTAAAATGGCACACGCAAGTTTCTTTCAAGACAAATTTAGTTGTCCCGTATGTCTGGATTTACTGAAAGACGCAGTGACTATTCCATGTGGTCATAGTTATTGTATGGGGTGTATTAAAGACTGCTGGAATAAGGAGGATGAGGAGGGAGTCTACAGCTGCCCTCAGTGCAGGCACATTTTTAATCCAAGACCTGCTTTATATAAGAATGTGATGTTTGCTGAAGTTGTGGAGGAGCTCAAGAACACAAAACGTAAAATAATTGCTGGTCCTTCTGATAGCTGTTCTGCTGACCCTGAAGATGTGAAACAGTGTGACATATGTACTGGGAGAAAAGACAAAGCTGTAAAGTTCTGTCTATTCTGTCGTGAACACTACTGTCAAACTCACTTTAAACTACACAACGAGTTTCACTCAAGTAAACGTCACAAGGTAACTGATGCCAGTGGACGACTGAGGATGATCTGCCCTCAACATGACCGAGTGTTAGAGGTTTTCTGCCGTACTGACCAGCAGTGCATTTGTTTGCTCTGTGTTGTGGACGACCATAAAAACCACGATAGTGTATCGGCTGCAGCAGAGAGGACTGAGAAACAG ACACTTTTGGGAGACACACAGAGAAAAGTTCAACAGAGCATCCAGGAGAGAGAGGAGGAGATTCAGGATCTGAGAGAGGCTGTGAGGTCTCATAAG AGATCTGCACAGACAGTAGTGGAGGAAAGTGAGGGGATCTTCACTGAGCTGATCCACTCTATTGAGAGACTTCGCTCGGAGGTGACACAGCTGATAAGAGATCAGGAAGAGACTGCAGTGAGCCGAGCTGAAGGACTCTTAAAGCAACTGGAGCAGGAGATGTCTGATGTGAGGAAAAAAGACGCTGAGCTGAAGCAGCTATCATGCATAGATGACCACATTCAATTCTTGCAG AGTTGTCGGTCTCTTTCTGCAGCTTCTGAATCTAAAGTCTCACGCAACTTTTCTCTCCTTTCGTTTGATGATGTAAGAAAATCTGTCTCTCAATTGAAAGACAAAGTGGAGAATTTCTGTAGAGACGAGATAGAAAAGATGTCTGATAGAG TTACACACATCACAATTTTATCTGATGAACCCAAGACCAGGAAGGAGTTTTTGAAAt ATTCTAGTCAGTTCACACTGGATTCAAACACTGTGAATAAACGCCTTTGTCTGTCTGATTGGAACAAAACGGTTACTCACACCAATACGGACCAACCTTATCCTGATCATCCAGACAGATTTAATTACTGGTGGCAGGTGTTGTGTAAAGAGAGTGTGACTGGACGCTGTTACTGGGAGGTTGAGTGGAGTGGGAATGATGGTGTTCATGTATCAGTCTCATATAAGAGCATCAGCAGGAAGGGAAATGGTTATGAGTGTGTATTTGGAGGAAATAGTCCGTCCTGGTGTTTGTTCTGCTTACCAACCAGCTACTTTTTTATGCAGAATGGTAAACGGACCAAACTCCCTGTGTCCATCAGTTGCTCTAGAATAGGAGTGTTTCTGGATCACACGGCAGGCACTCTGGCCTACTACGGAGTCTCCGACACGATGACCCTCATCCACAAAGTCCAAACTACTTTTACGCAGCCTCTCTATCCTgggttttttgttaaaaatggaTCTAAAATAAAGTTGTAG